The proteins below are encoded in one region of Podarcis raffonei isolate rPodRaf1 chromosome 8, rPodRaf1.pri, whole genome shotgun sequence:
- the CTCF gene encoding transcriptional repressor CTCF, translating into MEGEAVEAIGEESETFIKGKERKTYQRRREGGQEEDACPMPPNQADGAEVVQEVNAGVQMVMMEQLDPTLLQMKTEVMEGTVQQEAEATVDDTQIITLQVVNMEEQPINLGELQLVQVPVPVSVPVATTSVEELQGAYENEVSKGGLQEGEPMICHTLPLPEGFQVVKVGANGEVETLEQGELQPQEDPNWQKDPDYQPPAKKTKKTKKSKLRYTEEGKDVDVSVYDFEEEQQEGLLSEVNAEKVVGNMKPPKPTKIKKKGVKKTFQCELCSYTCPRRSNLDRHMKSHTDERPHKCHLCGRAFRTVTLLRNHLNTHTGTRPHKCPDCDMAFVTSGELVRHRRYKHTHEKPFKCSMCDYASVEVSKLKRHIRSHTGERPFQCSLCSYASRDTYKLKRHMRTHSGEKPYECYICHARFTQSGTMKMHILQKHTENVAKFHCPHCDTVIARKSDLGVHLRKQHSYIEQGKKCRYCDAVFHERYALIQHQKSHKNEKRFKCDQCDYACRQERHMIMHKRTHTGEKPYACSHCDKTFRQKQLLDMHFKRYHDPNFVPAAFVCSKCGKTFTRRNTMARHADNCTGPDGVEGENGGEPKKGKRGRKRKMRSKKEDSSDSEENAEPELDDNEEEEETAVEIEAEPEVEPVVPAPPPAKKRRGRPPGKANQPKQPQPTAIIQVEDQNTGAIENIIVEVKKEPEAETVAATAGAQPAAVEAPNGDLTPEMILSMMDR; encoded by the exons ATGGAAGGGGAGGCAGTTGAAGCTATTGGCGAAGAGTCTGAAACTTTCATTAAAGGCAAAGAAAGGAAAACCTATCAAAGGCGCCGGGaaggtgggcaggaggaggatGCTTGCCCAATGCCACCCAACCAGGCAGATGGGGCTGAAGTGGTACAGGAAGTCAATGCTGGTGTCCAGATGGTCATGATGGAGCAGCTTGATCCAACGCTGCTTCAGATGAAGACGGAGGTCATGGAAGGCACTGTGCAACAGGAAGCTGAGGCTACTGTGGACGACACGCAAATAATAACCCTACAAGTTGTGAATATGGAAGAGCAGCCTATAAACCTGGGCGAGCTCCAACTTGTCCAGGTGCCTGTCCCAGTGTCTGTACCTGTTGCTACCACTTCTGTGGAAGAACTTCAGGGGGCCTACGAAAATGAGGTCTCCAAAGGAGGCCTCCAGGAAGGGGAGCCTATGATCTGCCACACCCTCCCTTTGCCGGAAGGCTTCCAGGTGGTAAAAGTTGGTGCAAATGGTGAGGTGGAGACGCTGGAGCAAGGTGAACTTCAGCCCCAGGAGGATCCTAATTGGCAGAAAGACCCAGACTATCAGCCCCCAgccaaaaagacaaagaaaaccaAAAAAAGCAAACTTCGTTATACTGAGGAGGGAAAAGATGTGGACGTGTCTGTATACGACTTTGAAGAGGAGCAACAGGAGGGCTTGTTGTCAGAGGTCAATGCGGAGAAGGTGGTGGGCAACATGAAGCCCCCCAagccaacaaaaattaaaaagaaag GAGTGAAGAAGACATTCCAGTGCGAACTGTGCAGTTACACTTGCCCACGCCGTTCAAACCTGGACCGTCACATGAAAAGCCACACAGATGAGAGGCCGCACAAGTGCCATCTTTGTGGCAGAGCTTTCCGGACAGTCACATTGCTGAGAAATCACCTCAACACTCACACAG GTACTCGTCCTCACAAGTGCCCTGACTGTGACATGGCCTTTGTGACAAGTGGCGAGTTAGTTCGGCATCGCCGCTACAAACACACCCACGAGAAGCCATTCAAGTGTTCCATGTGTGACTATGCCAGCGTGGAG GTGAGCAAGTTGAAACGCCACATTCGCTCTCACACTGGAGAGCGGCCATTCCAGTGCAGCTTGTGCAGCTACGCCAGCAGGGACACTTACAAACTGAAGAGGCACATGAGGACCCATTCTG GTGAGAAGCCCTACGAGTGTTACATTTGCCATGCTCGCTTCACCCAGAGTGGGACTATGAAGATGCACATCCTGCAGAAGCACACAGAGAATGTGGCCAAGTTTCATTGCCCTCACTGTGACACTGTTATTGCACGGAAGAGTGACTTGG GTGTCCATTTGCGGAAGCAGCATTCCTACATTGAGCAGGGCAAGAAGTGTCGTTATTGTGATGCTGTATTCCATGAGCGGTATGCACTCATCCAGCATCAGAAATCTCACAAGAACGAGAAGCGTTTCAAGTGTGACCAGTGTGACTATGCATGTCGACAG GAACGGCACATGATTATGCACAAGCGAACCCACACTGGAGAAAAGCCTTATGCCTGTAGCCATTGCGATAAGACCTTCCGCCAGAAGCAGCTGCTTGACATGCACTTCAAACGCTACCACGATCCAAACTTTGTTCCGGCTGCCTTCGTTTGCTCCAAGTGTGGCAAAACATTCACACGCCGT AACACCATGGCCAGACATGCAGATAACTGCACAGGCCCTGATGGAGTCGAAGGAGAAAATGGAGGGGAGCCCAAGAAGGGGAAACGTGGGCGAAAGAGAAAGATGCGCTCTAAGAAAGAGGACTCCTCTGATAGTG AGGAAAATGCAGAGCCAGAATTGGAtgataatgaagaagaagaggagacgGCGGTTGAAATAGAGGCTGAACCGGAAGTGGAACCTGTGGTTCCAGCACCACCACCGGCTAAGAAGCGAAGAGGAAGGCCGCCAGGCAAAGCCAATCAACCAAAACAGCCCCAGC CAACAGCAATCATTCAGGTGGAAGACCAGAACACTGGTGCAATTGAAAACATTATAGTAGAAGTCAAgaaggagcctgaagcagagactgtAGCAGCTACAGCAGGAGCTCAGCCAGCTGCGGTGGAAGCACCCAATGGAGACCTCACCCCAGAGATGATTCTTAGCATGATGGACCGGTGA